In Phaseolus vulgaris cultivar G19833 chromosome 10, P. vulgaris v2.0, whole genome shotgun sequence, a single genomic region encodes these proteins:
- the LOC137818634 gene encoding auxin-induced in root cultures protein 12, with protein MAFHSPFTTTIALSFLLFLSLFFTSSHSALTCASFKLPANRTYANCAALPTLGAILHYSYNATNRTFAVAFAAEPPKPSGWVAWGLNLAGGGMIGTEAFIALPATAGGRTLHRYNLTSYKGIDEVKAFAFESWDLATDEAGGVVSIYAVVAIPEKAGNATHVWQVGPTKDGKPMIHDSKPDNLQAKAALPEALVPAASGSGNSSGSGNATAPTAAGGNKSGVSERFGVGFYFGLVVALVIGVVAL; from the coding sequence ATGGCATTTCATTCACCTTTCACAACCACTATTGCTCTTTCTTTCTTActtttcctttctctctttttcacTTCTTCCCATTCTGCCCTCACCTGCGCCTCCTTTAAGCTTCCGGCCAACCGGACCTACGCCAACTGCGCCGCCCTCCCCACCCTCGGCGCCATCCTCCACTACTCCTACAACGCCACCAACCGCACCTTCGCCGTCGCGTTCGCCGCGGAGCCACCCAAACCCTCCGGGTGGGTCGCCTGGGGACTCAACCTGGCGGGCGGCGGCATGATCGGCACGGAGGCCTTCATTGCGCTCCCCGCCACCGCCGGCGGCAGAACCCTCCACCGCTACAACCTCACTTCCTACAAGGGCATCGACGAAGTCAAAGCCTTCGCCTTTGAATCGTGGGACCTCGCCACGGATGAGGCTGGCGGCGTTGTGTCGATCTACGCCGTCGTCGCCATTCCGGAGAAGGCTGGGAACGCGACCCACGTGTGGCAGGTGGGACCCACCAAGGACGGGAAGCCGATGATCCACGACAGCAAGCCGGATAACCTGCAGGCCAAGGCGGCGCTGCCGGAGGCGCTGGTGCCCGCCGCAAGTGGGAGTGGAAACAGTAGCGGAAGTGGGAACGCCACCGCGCCGACCGCCGCGGGTGGAAATAAGAGTGGTGTGAGTGAGAGGTTTGGAGTTGGGTTTTACTTTGGGTTGGTTGTTGCCTTGGTCATTGGTGTTGTTGCTCTTTGa